In one Acidimicrobium ferrooxidans DSM 10331 genomic region, the following are encoded:
- a CDS encoding YebC/PmpR family DNA-binding transcriptional regulator, producing the protein MSGHSKWATIKHKKGAVDKARGKLFAKLIRQIEVAAREGGGDTSANATLRTMVQKARDASVPQATIERAIKRGTGELEGARYEQVNYEGYAPGGVAIIVSCLTDNRNRTGADVRAAFSRNGGSLAEPGAVSWQFQRLGQIRLSRDADEDELFQAALAAGAEDLTDDGDAWLVTVAASDLGAVRDALEAAGFAVESAEVELVPQTTVPVEDPQEARRVLRLVEALEDLDDVQEVTANFDMPESLLEEFVAE; encoded by the coding sequence ATGTCCGGCCACTCCAAGTGGGCGACGATCAAGCACAAGAAGGGCGCCGTCGACAAGGCGCGCGGCAAGCTGTTCGCCAAGCTAATTCGCCAGATCGAGGTGGCTGCCCGTGAAGGAGGAGGCGACACCTCGGCGAACGCGACGCTGCGTACCATGGTGCAGAAGGCGCGAGACGCCTCGGTACCCCAGGCGACGATCGAGCGCGCCATCAAGCGCGGCACTGGTGAGCTTGAAGGTGCTCGCTACGAGCAGGTCAACTATGAGGGTTACGCCCCAGGTGGTGTGGCGATCATCGTGTCGTGCCTGACGGACAACCGCAACCGAACCGGTGCCGACGTCCGGGCAGCCTTCTCGCGCAACGGCGGCTCGCTCGCAGAGCCCGGTGCCGTGTCGTGGCAGTTCCAGCGTCTCGGACAGATTCGTCTCTCGCGCGACGCTGACGAGGACGAGTTGTTCCAAGCGGCACTCGCCGCGGGGGCAGAAGACCTCACCGACGACGGCGATGCGTGGCTCGTGACCGTCGCGGCGTCGGATCTCGGTGCCGTCCGTGATGCGCTCGAAGCCGCTGGGTTCGCGGTGGAGAGCGCCGAGGTGGAGTTGGTCCCGCAGACCACCGTCCCGGTCGAGGACCCCCAGGAGGCCCGTCGGGTCCTCAGGCTCGTCGAGGCGCTCGAGGACCTCGACGACGTCCAAGAAGTCACGGCGAACTTCGACATGCCCGAGTCGCTCCTCGAGGAGTTCGTGGCCGAGTGA